In Pseudomonas sp. P5_109, the genomic window GGCAAACGGTGGCGATCCTGGGCGTAGACCAGGTGCATCGGTCGACTCGGCGGGCAGTAATCGGGCATCAAGGCCAGCAGTTTTCCGTCCTTGAGGTCCTGCTCGACCAGGGCGTCGGGCATCATCACGATGCCCATGCCGGTCCGCGCCGCTTGATGCAACCCCGCCGAACTGTTGATCAGCATCGGACCGCCGACCCCCACGCTGACTTCACCATCGGGGCCCGCCAGGCGCCATTCCTTTTGCACCGATTGCCAGTCATCCCCGGCCGGATAGGCAAAGGACAGGCAGTCGTGTTGACGCAGGTCTTCAGGTGTCCGCGGCGTGCCCCGGCGGGCCAGATACTCGGGTGACGCGCACATGGTCAGGGTGTAGTCGATCAGCGGGCGGGCGATCAGGTTGGAAGGCTCCAGCGCGCCGAGACGAAACGCTACATCCAGACCGTTTTCCAGCAGGTCCGGACGCCGGTTGGTCAGCACCACGTCGAGTTTCACTCGCGGGTTTTGCCGACTGAATTCGCTCAGGGCCGGCGCCAGGCGCTCGGTCCCGAAGGTCAAGGGTGCGGTGATGCGCAAATTGCCGCTCGGTTCGTCGACAGCCTGTTCGGCCAGGCGCTCGGAATCGGCCACCAACCCCAAGACTTCCAGGCAGCGCTGGTAGTACGCGGCGCCGAACTCGGTCAGCCGCTGGCGCCGCGTCGTGCGATTGAGCAGGCGCACGCCCAGCCGTTGCTCCAGGGCCTTGAGGTGGTTGCCGACCATGGTCGTGGACATTTCGCACTGCAAAGCGGCGGCGGTCATGCTGCCGGTCTCCACCACTTTGACGTAGACGGTCATTGCCTGGAACAGATCCATTATCAAGCTCTTCTTTTAAATGATTGAAGTTTTTCGCTGTTTATCCAGCTCTGGTGGCTAACCATACTGCAAAAACACCGACCCTTGCTGGAGCTTGATGTCATGACCGCCGCCTGCCTGATGAGCACTTACCAACCCCTGGCCTTGAGTTTCAACAAGGGCCTGGGCACTCGCCTGTGGGATCAGGCTGGGCGCGAATACCTGGATGCGGTCGCCGGTGTGGCGGTGACCAATGTCGGCCACTCCCACCCGAAAATCGTTGCGGCGATTACCGAGCAGGCCGGCTTGCTGCTGCATACGTCGAACCTCTACAGCATCGATTGGCAGCAACGGCTGGCGCAGAAATTGACCCGGCTGGCGGGCATGGACCGGGCGTTTTTCAACAACTCCGGGGCCGAAGCCAACGAAACCGCACTGAAAATCGCCCGGCTGCATGGCTGGCACAAAGGCATCGAGCAGCCGCTGGTGGTGGTCATGGAGAACGCGTTCCATGGCCGCACCCTCGGCACCTTGTCGGCCAGCGATGGCCCGGCAGTGCGCCTGGGGTTCAACCAGCTGCCGGGGGATTTCGTCAAAGTGCCGTTCGGCGACCTCGAAGCACTGGACAAGGTGCAACAGGCCTTTGGCTCGCGGATCGTGGCGGTGTTGATGGAGCCGATCCAGGGCGAAAGCGGCGTGCAACTCGCACCACCGGGTTATCTCAAGGCCGTGCGCGAACTGTGCAACCGGCGCTCATGGCTGTTGATGCTCGATGAAATCCAGACCGGCATCGGCCGCACCGGCCAGTGGTTCGCGTTCCAGCACGAAGGCATCGTCCCGGACGTCATGACCCTGGCCAAGGGCCTGGGCAACGGCGTGCCCATTGGCGCTTGCCTGGCCCGTGGCAAGGCGGCTGAACTGTTCACGCCGGGCAGTCACGGCAGCACGTTCGGCGGCAATCCGTTGGCCTGTCGGGTCGGCTGCACCGTGCTGGAGATCGTTGAAGAACAAGGGCTACTGGAAAACGCCCGGCGTCAGGGGGAGCACTTGCTCGATAGATTGCGCACAGAGTTGGCGGGCAATCCGAACGTGTTGGTGATTCGTGGCAAGGGTTTGATGATCGGCATCGAGCTCAAGCAACCGATCCGCGACCTGAGCCTGATCGCTGCCCGGGATCATGGCTTGCTGATCAACGTCACTCGGGGGAAAACCATTCGCCTGCTGCCGCCGTTGACTCTTGATGAGCGGGAGGTGGAGATGATTGTCAGGGGGGTGAGTGGTGTGGTGAAAGAGGGCTGAAGTTCTGCTCAGTAATGGTATCTGCACATCACGACGCGTATTTCGCCGTCTTCAACGGCATAGACCAGACGATGTTCAGCCGTAATCCGGCGTGACCAGAATCCGCTCAAGTTATGCTTGAGCGGTTCGGGTTTTCCCAGACCGTCGAAAGGCTCACGCCTGATAGCCTTGATCAACAGGTTGATACGTTTGAGCCCGGCCTTATCGTTCTGCTGGAACCAGAGATAATCGTCCCAGGCTTCCGGAGTGAACTCGATATTCATTCTTCAATCAGTTGCCTGGTTTTGGTTTTGCCGGCTCGCAGGTTACCGATTGATTTGATCAGGCGTTCAGCGTTGGCGGGGGAGCGCAGCAGATAGGCTGTCTCTTCGAGAGCGTTGTATTCGGCCAATGACATCATCACTACCGGCTCGCCTTTCTGACGGGTTACCAGTAGCGGGGCGCGATCTTCATTCACCCGGTCCATGGTTTGCGCCAGGTGTGCCCGAGCGTTGGTGTAGTTGATGGTTTCCATGTGATTGTCCTCGCTTGATGCAGAGAACGTACAGAAATGAGTACATGTTAGCAAGGCGATACCTACGAGTGGTTGTTACGTGGAAAGTGCAGCCACGTCTGTATCGAGTATCGCCGAATGTTCCTCGGGACGTTTGCGTGACAGATGTAATCCCATTCTGAGTGACATGCCATCCATTGGGTTTGTGTTCGACCAAAGCTGCGCAAACTTACAGGTGATGAATCAGCGTCGCGATTTCCTTTCGATCCGCCAATCGGATTTTCGCGCCGCAAAACCCCTCGAAAAGTCGCTGGTGCGCAGCAAATCCACTTGAATCATCACGCTTGCGGTAGCTGCCAGCCCACTCCAGCAATGCCACCAACCGTTCGTTATCCTGTGTTTCTCGCTGGTGAATGTTGGCCAGGCATTCCTCGTCCCCGATGCTCAGCCAGATCAACGCCGTGACCCGATGGAGGACTTCGCTGGCGATCCAGCCGTAAACTCCTTCGATTACCCAGTGCTGCTCGTCGGCCGCGATCCGCGCCATGGCCAATGCTTCGGCGCGGGGGCGGGGGATGCTGTGTTCGTCGGACAGCCAGTGAATCTTATCCAGATCGACCCATGGCACTTGCAGGTGGCCGGCCAGGCGTGCGGCCAGCCAGCTCTTGCCGGACCCGGAATTACCGATGATCAGGGTTCGCGTCAGATCCAGGTCCTGCGCATTGCGACATTTCATCTTCATTCGCTGGAGTCCCGCCGGGTGAACCCGCAGAATCGACGCTCACTCAAGGGAAAGGAGCTCCATCAGTGTGGATTCGAATTCTGTTGTTGATGATGCTGGGCATGGTTTCAGGCGTAAATGTTGCGACAGAGAAGCCGGGCATTGCCGGGAATTACACGCTGCAGGCCAGGGAAGTCGACTCCAAGCTGGTGCTGGAGCCTGATAACACTTTTGAAGCCTTCATCGAGTACGCCGGAGCCGAAGGTTCCGCCAAGGGTCACTGGAAGCAGGTCGACGATACCCTGACATTGACCAGTGACGCCGTCGAACCGCCCGCCGAAAACCTGCTGTTCAATTTAAGCCGTACCCACAGTCTGGCAGACCTGCAAGATGCGCATCAGCCCGACGGTGGCGACATGTACAAGCAGGCGCAAAACCACTATGTGCTGAACCTGCGTTACGCCCGCTCCAGCCCCGTGCCGAGCATCGCCCCGGTGATGGTGACCTTCGAGTTCAACCAGGGACCGGCCAGCCAGCTGTTGTGGAACAACGCGGTGGGTCGACAGCTGTACTTGCCGTTTTCCGAACAGCGAACCCTGACCCGCATCGGTTTGCAAAGCAGTGCCGAGCAACCGCCACAATGGTTTGCCATCGACCCCGTGACCCGCACGCTTTCCTTGAGCTGGAAGGTTGATCGCGCGACCGGTCAAATGACTTATGGGCAACCGGATCAGCTTGGCCTGGCACAGTCGCAACAGTTTTTTCGCAATGCCCCCAAAGCGCTCGCGCAAATTGATCACAACTACATCCTGACCCTGATCTACGGAGTGACCGCCGAACCGCCGGCGATCAAGCCTGTGGATATCTATTGGTCGTTCGATGACGGTTCGGAGCAAACCCAGCGCTGGACCGATTCACGGCAAGCGCAATTGCTCATGCCGGCTCCGGCGGGCAAGGCCCTGAAAAGACTCGGTGTGAAGTTGAGCGACGATCAGAGCCCGCAATGGTTCGAGGTCGCGGCAGACAGCCGGGCAATCGACCTGATGTGGGACGAACGCGTCAACCCCACACAGATGCGCGATTTGTCCGGGGTCTTCAAAACCCTGGAGCTGGAGGTCAAGGGCGATTGCCTGGCGGTGGACCTGGGCAATGGCCTGGCGTGTTATCGCCAATAGCTTCAGTCATTGTGCTCGGGGGCAATCATCCGGGTCTTCGGCGAGCCATTCGAGTTGTGCTGATAGATCGTCTGCGGCTGCCCCAGGTCATTGAAAAACACCTGGCCGATGCCCGCCGAGTTCCATAGCCGCTCACCGGCTTCGGCGTGTTCGGGCACGTGGGGAACGATGCGCATGCGCCGCCGTTTGGTCAGCCAGTTCAGCGGCGAGCGTGGCGAGTACAGCCAGCGGTTGAGGCGGTCGAACCACTCGAGCAGGGTGGCGGGGAATTCGTTCTTGATGCCGCTGCTGGTGATCTGCCAGATGCGCGGCCCGGCCTTGCGGTGGCGAATCAGCACTTCGTAGACGAAGGAGTAATGCACATCGCCCGACAGCACCACGTAGTTACCGGGTGTGCGCGAGTGTCGGAAAATGTTCAGGATCACCTGCGCCGCGCCGCGATGGGCCATCCAGTTTTCCGCGTCCACCAGCAGTGGATAACCGCACCAGCTGAATACCCGCTGCACCGTTTCAATCAGCTTGACGCCGAAGATCGGCGCCGGTGAAACGATGATGGCGCTGGGATGGTCCAGCAGTTCCTGCTGCAGTTCGCTGAGGGCTTCCCAGTCGAGCAGGCCGGACGGCTGCTTGAGGTTCATTTCGCTGCGCCAGCGCCGGGTGCGGGTGTCGATCACCACGATGGCGGGGGTAGTCGGCAGCACGTAATGCCAATGCTGAAACTTCAGCAGGTCATCGATCAAGTCATCCTGAACCGAGCAGTCGAGGTGACTGTCGTGTGTGCTGGCGCTCAATGCACCGGCCTTTTCCAGCACTGCACCGAACGCATCCGGATTGTTGCCCCAGCCCTGGCACAGCATGTACGCCAGCAGCGCGTTGCCGATGATGCGCCGCGAGAACGGATGGCCGTAGGCCGTTTCCTCCCATTGCGCGCTAAGGTTCCAGTCATCGGTGATGTCGTGGTCGTCGAAAATCATCAGCGTCGGTAGATACGCCATAGCCCGGGCGACGTTGCCCAGGCCGGCCTTGAAGGCATCGATGCGCGTCTGCTCAAGGGCGTAACGCTGCAGTCTTTCCGGCGTCAGTGTGGGGGCCTGGGGCGCGATCAGGGTCCAGGGCGTTGGCGACCAGACCAGCAAGTACATGGCCATGACTTCGGCGAAGGTCACCAGGTGGTTGTCGGCACTGCTGCTGGTGAAAATCGGCTTGCGCGCCCCACCGAAAAAACGCTCGCGCAGGGTTTCATTGCTTTGCAGCGCCGGCAGCAGATCGGCACGGTGGTAGTAACTGGCCGGGTGCTCATAGAGCTTGGCACTGTCGCTGACCACGGCACCTTCGAGATGCTCCCCGTACAGACCCAGGCGCTCGATCAAGGCGTGAATCGCCCGCAACATCGGCCCTGCCACATCGTCGGCGTAGACCTGATCGCCGGTCATCATCAGCAGTGCCGGGCGGTCCGTGGCTTGGTGTTCCTGCGCGAGCAGGGCGTCGACGCACAGCAAACCGTCGGTCGCCGGATGATGAGGCTTGCGACAGGAGCCATGGAGCAGTTGATCGATGCGAGAGCGCAGGACGAAGTTCGGGCAACCCGCATCGCCATACAGCAGGTGCGGCGCCCAATCGGCGATACCTTTGCCGTTTTCCAGCAGCAGGTCGTATTCGATAGGTTCGTCACAGGGCAGGGCGGCGTCCAGCGAGACATCGATCAAATGCACGAAGGCATGGCCGCCTATCGCAATGACCGTGCACTGCCCGGTATCCAGTCGGATGTCGACGCGGCCCTGCAAGCGCAGGGTCAACGCCAGGGCGCGCGATCCCACCAGCCACAACACCAGGCGCGTTGGCTCCAGCCGCCGCAGCAGCGGGCCGGCGAGGACCGGTGGCAATGAGGTTTGATGTTCAGGCAATTGCAAGGGTACGGACATCCAGGGTCAAGGCTCTTGGCGCACAGGCGGGCGATGATACCGCAGATGGTTTCTGTTGCCTGTTAAGCATTACTGGCTGTTTGGGGAAGGGGATGCCTGAGCCAGAAGATGAATGATGTAAAGAAATGAGCGTTTTTTTACAGATGAATATTGTCTGGTGCCATAGGTTTAAGTTGGTCCGCTATTTTTAATGGTGGTGAAAACGTAATTTTAAGTTTCTCAAGGGAGAGTTGGTTACATGGGGATGTCAAGGGTTAGTACGCCTTCACAGGAAATACGTTTTCGCTGCACTGGCCCTGAACTAGCTGAGTTGAGTAGTAAAATGAAGGAGGAACTCGATTCTGTTAGTCAGGGTAGATCAGAGTTATATTTGGTGTTTGCAGAACGTAAAATGTCGAGCTTATCGAACTCGGAGAAACAAAAACTCGTAGAGGATTCAGGAACGCTTCTTAAGAAAAGTTCAAAAGGCTTGGAGCTTGCCGCTCTTACTGAGAAACTTGCGAGAGATAATCAACACCATGATTGGATAATGATCAGCGCTGAGGCTCAAATATATTCTTCGAATGCAATGTCGGATGCCGAGGTGATTAAAGATCTCCGCGATGATTGTTTGGAAAGCCTGCTGAAAGGTGAAACTACAAAGAAAAAGTCCGTGAGTTTTGACCTGGTGGTGAAAAAGTACGAATAAACTTGAAATAACCATTGGGTGGTGTTTTTCGCAGCCACCCAATTCTTTATGATGAATCGGTCCATTACAATCCGCTGGTATCCTTCCCGACCTCGAGCAGCATGAAATGAACAAAATCCTCCTCCCAGCCCTGGCCATTTTGCTGTTAGCCCAATCCCCGGCCCATGCCATCAATGACAAATACCGCAAGCAACTGGAGAAGTCCGGCTGCACCCAGATGAGTGAGTTGCAGGGCTGCGATATCCACAAGACCAAGGCTGAAAACGCCAAGGCAGGGTTCACCAACCCCTCGACACCTGCCGCTGGCGAGAAAGCCGGAGAGCAGGCCCCTGACACAAAGGAGGGCGCCACCTCACCTGTCACGAAATGAAAAGCCATTGTCGTCTGATGAGAAGCGTCTCAACAGGCCTCGTCCTACAGTCCAATCAGCGCAATTCGATGCAACACGCCCATATTGCAGATTGGAGAATAAGAAAAATGGCCAAAGCCGTACGCTTTTACGAAACCGGTGGTCCCGAAGTTCTACGTTATGAGGACGTCGAAGTCGGCGAACCCGGTCCAGGCCAGGTTCGGCTTCGTCATGTGGCAGTCGGCCTGAACTATGCCGACACCTACTTCCGTAACGGTACCTACCCGATTCCGATGCCCAACGGCATGGGCGTCGAGGCCTCTGGCGTGGTCCAGGCCGTTGGTGAAGGGGTGACCAACGTCGAAGTCGGTGATCGCGTCACCTACACCGGTTTCCTCAACACCCTCGGCGCCTACAGCACCGAGCGCCTGATCCCGGCCGCGCCGCTGATCAAGCTGCCGGAAACCATCAGCTTCGAGACCGCTGCCGCGATGACCATGCGCGGTTTGACCTCCTCGTACCTGATGCGTCGCATCTACGACTTCAAACCGGGTGACAGCATCCTGTTGCACGCCGCCGCTGGCGGTGTCGGTCTGATCGTTTCGCAGTGGGCCAAACTGCTGGGCCTGAACGTGATCGGCACGGTTTCGACCGAGCAAAAGGCGGAAATCGCCCGGGCTCACGGTTGCGACCATACGATCAACTACAGCCATGAAGACGTCGCCGCTCGCGTTCGCGAATTGACCGACGGCGTGGGCGTCAACGTGGTGTTCGACAGCGTTGGCAAGAACACCTTCATGGGCTCGCTGGATTCGTTGAAGCCCCGTGGCCTGATGGTCTGCGTGGGTACCGCATCCGGACCGATCCCGGCGTTCGACCCGGTGATGCTGGCGATGAAAGGTTCGCTGTACCTGACCCGTCCGGCCCTGGCCAACTACATCAGCGACCCTGCGGAAAAAGCCGCCCTGGCCGGCGAACTGTTCGACCACGTCGGCAGCGGCCGGATCAAGATCGAGATCAACCAGCACTACGCCTTGCAGGATGCCGTGCAGGCCCATCGCGACCTTGAATCTCGCAAGACCACGGGCTCGTCGATTTTCGTCGTTTAAGGAGCTACCAGCCATGAAAGTCGAACAATTGACCTGCAGCATTGGCGCCGAACTGATCGGCGTCAACCTGGCCGACGCCGTGCATGACGACGGCCTGTTTGCCGAGATCCGCGCCCAGTTGCTCAAGCACCGCGTGGTGTTCCTGCGTGATCAGGACATCACCCGCGCCGAGCACGTGGCCTTCGCCCGGCGTTTCGGCGAGCTGGAGGATCATCCGGTGGCCGGCAGCGATCCGGAGCATCCGGGTCTGGTGCAAATCTACAAGCGTCCGGACCAGCCGGCAGACCGCTACGAAAACTCCTGGCACAGCGACGCCACCTGGCGTGATGCTCCGCCGATGGGCTGCGTATTGCGTTGCCTGGAGTGTCCGCCGGTGGGCGGTGACACCATGTGGGCCAACATGGTCGAGGCCTACGCGCGTTTGCCCGAAGACGTGAAGGTGAAGATCGCCGACCTGCGTGCCCGCCACAGCATCGAAGCCAGCTTCGGCGCCGCCATGCCGATCGAAAAACGCCTGGCACTCAGGGAGAGATTCCCGGATGCCGAGCACCCGGTGGTGCGCACTCACCCGGAAACCGGCGAGAAGGTGCTGTTCGTCAACGCCTTCGCCACTCACCTCAGCAACTACCACACGCCTGAGCGGGTGCGCTTTGGCCAGGACGCCAATCCCGGCGCCGGCGAGTTGCTGCGCTACCTGATCAGCCAGGCGTACATCCCCGAGTATCAGGTGCGCTGGCGCTGGAAGCCGAACAGCATCGCCATCTGGGACAACCGCAGTACCCAGCACTACGCCGTCATGGATTACCCGCCGTGCCATCGCAAGATGGATCGCGCCGGGATCATCGGCGACAAGACGTTCTGATCGAACGCCACCTGCATTCGCACTCGTAAACACGCCTGCCCGGCACGACCCCGGGTGGGCGGGACAATCATAAGAACTGGAGTAGATCATGCAATTCTTCGACGATTCCCTGCACCCGGAAAACATGGATAAGGTAGTCATTACCGTGGCCCCGTACGGCCCGGAGTGGATGCCGGAAGATTTCCCGGAAGACATCCCGCTGACCATGGACGAGCAAGTCCAGAAGGCGGTCGATTGCTATGAAGCCGGCGCCACCGTGCTGCACCTGCATGTGCGCGAACTGGACGGCAAGGGCTCCAAGCGCCTGTCGAAATTCAACGAGCTGATCGCCGGTGTGCGTGAAGCCGTGCCGGACATGATCATCCAGGTCGGCGGCTCGATTTCCTTCGCCCCGGAAAGTGACGGCGAAGCGGCCAAGTGGCTGTCCGACGACACCCGTCACATGCTGGCCGAGCTGACGCCGAAACCGGATCAGGTCACGGTGGCGATCAACACCACCCAGATGAACATCATGGAGCTGTTGTACCCGGAGTACCTGAAAGGCACCTCCCTGGACAACCCGATGATCCACGCTGCCTACAGCGAAATGACCGTTCCGGCCGGCCCAGCCTGGGTTGCCGAGCACCTCAAGCGCCTGATGGACAACGGCATCCAGCCGCACTTCCAGCTGACCGGCATGCACGCCCTGGAAACCCTCGAGCGCCTGGTGCGTCGTGGCGTTTACAAAGGCCCGCTGAACCTGACCTGGATCGGCATCGGCGGCGGTTTCGACGGCCCGAACCCGTTCAACTTCTTCAACTTCATTCACCGCGCGCCGGACGGTTGCACCTTGACCTCCGAGTCGCTGCTGAAAAACGTCATGCCGTTCAACACCATGTCGATGGCCATGGGCATGCACCCGCGTGTAGGCAACGAAGACACTATCATTGACCACAAGGGCGACCGTTTCGGTTCCGTTGCCCAGATCCAGCAAACCGTGCGCATTGCCCATGAACTGGGCCGTGAAATCGCCACCGGCAAAGAGGCCCGCGAGATCTACCGCATCGGCGTGCAGTACGAAACCATCGAAGAAACCCTGTTGGCCAACGGCATGGCCCCCAACCGCAAGGCTGGGCAGAAAGGTACTCCGCAACGCGGTTGACCGAGGGTCGGGACGAGAGGCCGTGACCTCTCGTCTGCCTGACCGTTACACGCTTGATAACAAAAATAAAACAAAGCTCTTGAGGAGGCTGCATGGCCTTTCACCCAATCGCCGCTGACGATGACGACGCAAGCTGCGTCGGCGTTGCGCGCCAATATGCCTGGATCGTCTTTGCCTTGACGTTCGGCCTGTTGATTTCCGATTACATGTCGCGTCAGGTGCTGAACGCGGTATTCCCGCTGCTCAAGACTGAGTGGGCGTTGAGCGACGGACAGCTCGGTCTGCTCAGCGGCATCGTCGCCCTGATGGTCGGCCTGCTGACGTTTCCCCTGTCGTTGATGGCCGACCGCTTCGGCCGGGTCAAGAGCCTGGCGCTGATGGCGTTCCTCTGGAGCGTGGCGACCCTCGGTTGCGCGCTGGCGCAGGACTACCAGCAGATGTTCATCGCGCGGTTCATGGTCGGCGTCGGCGAAGCGGCCTACGGCAGCGTCGGTATCGCGGTGGTGATTTCGGTGTTCCCCAAAAACATGCGCGCCACCCTGGCCAGCGCCTTCATGGCCGGCGGGATGTTCGGTTCGGTGTTGGGCATGGCTTTGGGCGGTGCGATTGCCGCCAAGCTGGGCTGGCGCTGGTCGTTCGCCGGCATGTCGCTGTTTGGCCTGTTTCTGGCGGTGCTCTATCCGCTGATCGTCAAGGAAGCGCGCATTGCGCCACAACGTGCCGCGCAGATTGCGAACAAGACGGCTGCCGCGGTCAAGCGTCCGCTGCGCACCCTGTGGTCCAGCCGTTCGGTGGTAGCGACCTACGTCGCCAGCGGTTTGCAGTTGTTCGTCGGCGGTACGGTGATGGTGTGGATTCCCAGCTACCTCAACCGCTACTACGACATGCCCACCGACAAGGCCGGCGGCATGGCGGCGATCATTGTGCTGTGCAGCGGCGCGGGGATGATCCTGTGCGGCATGTTGAGTGATCGCCTGTGTCGCAACTCGCCGGAGCGCAAGGTCAGCCTGGCCATCGGTTTTTGCCTGGGCAGTTGCTTGCTGCTGTCGGCAGCGTTTGCCTTGCAGGCCGGACCGGTGCAACTGCTGCTGATCTGCCTGGGCATGTTGATTGCCACGGGTACCACGGGCCCCGCCGGTGCGATGGTTGCCAACCTGACCCATTACTCGGTGCACGGTACCGCGTTCGCCACGCTGACCCTGGCCAACAACATGCTCGGGCTGGCACCGGGGCCGTTCCTCACCGGTCGGGTGTCCGACCTGATCGGTCTGCATGCCGCGTTTCAACTGGTGCCACTGGTCAGCCTCGCGGCGGCAGCGGTGTTCTTTTATGCCAAGTGTCATTACCACAAAGATATTGCCCGCCTTCAGGGTCAGAGCGTGCCTGACCCTATCGTTGAAGCCGGGATAGAGGTGAAGTTGTGAGTCGTCGTTTACGTATTGATGTGTTTTTCGATTTTATCTGCCCGTGGTGCCTGATCGGCAAACGCCAACTGGAGCATGCGCAAGTGCAGTTTCGCAGCCGCCATCCGGACGTGCAGATCACCACGGTGTGGCATGGCGTGCAGTTGCTGCCGCAGATACCGGTAGAGGGTGAGCCCTTCGCCGATTTCTACCGCAAGCGCCTGGGCAATGCCGATGCCATGACCATGCGCCAGAAACAGGTGCAGCAGGCTGCCAGTGCGGTGGGCCTGGCCATTGACCTCAGTCGCATCGAGACGATGCCCAACACCGCGGACGCCCATCGTTTGTTCGCGCGTGCCAGCACACTGGGCAATGCCAGTCAGCGTGAAATGCTGCTCGAGCGACTGTTCGCCGCTTATTTCCTGAGACGCGAAAACCTCGGTTGCCGTGAGACCCTGCTCGCCATTGCCCGCTCCTGCGGCATCGCCACGGACGAACTGGTCGATTGCCTGAAGGGCGACGCCACGCCATTTGCAGGCCCCCCCGGCGCGACCAGCGGCGTGCCGAGCTTTCAGTTCGACGGCCGTTTGACCGTGATCGGTGCGCAACCGGCCCAGGCGCTGCTCGGGGCCATGAACGAAGCCCTCAAGGAAAGTGAGCGCGAGCGGCAGCCAGCATGACCCGGCGCATTCCCGTACCGGCCGGCAAATACCCGCCGGCCGGTGGCCGGGCGCTGTTCGAATTCGAAGACAAAAGCCTGGCGCTGTTCAACGTCGACGGGCAGTTGTTCGCCATCGACGACAGCTGTCCGCATCAGGGCTCTTCGCTATGCGGAGGGCGTCTTGAAGGCCGGGTGATTCAATGCCTCGCCCATGGTTTGCGCTTCGATTTGCACAGCGGCTACCTGCTCAATTCAAGGCAGGTCAAAGTCACCAACTACCCGGTCGAGATCATCGACGGCCAGGCGTTTATCGTCATCGCAACCGAGGAGTCCGCGCCATGAGCGCCATTGCTCTCACCCGTATCCACAGTCGCACGCGCGAACTGGCACCGGGGTTTATCGTCAGTCTGATCGTGGCCGCCGCCGCCTCGTTCCTGTCCGAGCACTACGGTGCGCCGGT contains:
- a CDS encoding LysR family transcriptional regulator — translated: MDLFQAMTVYVKVVETGSMTAAALQCEMSTTMVGNHLKALEQRLGVRLLNRTTRRQRLTEFGAAYYQRCLEVLGLVADSERLAEQAVDEPSGNLRITAPLTFGTERLAPALSEFSRQNPRVKLDVVLTNRRPDLLENGLDVAFRLGALEPSNLIARPLIDYTLTMCASPEYLARRGTPRTPEDLRQHDCLSFAYPAGDDWQSVQKEWRLAGPDGEVSVGVGGPMLINSSAGLHQAARTGMGIVMMPDALVEQDLKDGKLLALMPDYCPPSRPMHLVYAQDRHRLPKLRRFVEFAVQMWGKH
- a CDS encoding aspartate aminotransferase family protein, with translation MTAACLMSTYQPLALSFNKGLGTRLWDQAGREYLDAVAGVAVTNVGHSHPKIVAAITEQAGLLLHTSNLYSIDWQQRLAQKLTRLAGMDRAFFNNSGAEANETALKIARLHGWHKGIEQPLVVVMENAFHGRTLGTLSASDGPAVRLGFNQLPGDFVKVPFGDLEALDKVQQAFGSRIVAVLMEPIQGESGVQLAPPGYLKAVRELCNRRSWLLMLDEIQTGIGRTGQWFAFQHEGIVPDVMTLAKGLGNGVPIGACLARGKAAELFTPGSHGSTFGGNPLACRVGCTVLEIVEEQGLLENARRQGEHLLDRLRTELAGNPNVLVIRGKGLMIGIELKQPIRDLSLIAARDHGLLINVTRGKTIRLLPPLTLDEREVEMIVRGVSGVVKEG
- a CDS encoding Txe/YoeB family addiction module toxin, whose amino-acid sequence is MNIEFTPEAWDDYLWFQQNDKAGLKRINLLIKAIRREPFDGLGKPEPLKHNLSGFWSRRITAEHRLVYAVEDGEIRVVMCRYHY
- a CDS encoding type II toxin-antitoxin system prevent-host-death family antitoxin; amino-acid sequence: METINYTNARAHLAQTMDRVNEDRAPLLVTRQKGEPVVMMSLAEYNALEETAYLLRSPANAERLIKSIGNLRAGKTKTRQLIEE
- a CDS encoding adenylate kinase — protein: MDLTRTLIIGNSGSGKSWLAARLAGHLQVPWVDLDKIHWLSDEHSIPRPRAEALAMARIAADEQHWVIEGVYGWIASEVLHRVTALIWLSIGDEECLANIHQRETQDNERLVALLEWAGSYRKRDDSSGFAAHQRLFEGFCGAKIRLADRKEIATLIHHL
- a CDS encoding alkaline phosphatase D family protein encodes the protein MSVPLQLPEHQTSLPPVLAGPLLRRLEPTRLVLWLVGSRALALTLRLQGRVDIRLDTGQCTVIAIGGHAFVHLIDVSLDAALPCDEPIEYDLLLENGKGIADWAPHLLYGDAGCPNFVLRSRIDQLLHGSCRKPHHPATDGLLCVDALLAQEHQATDRPALLMMTGDQVYADDVAGPMLRAIHALIERLGLYGEHLEGAVVSDSAKLYEHPASYYHRADLLPALQSNETLRERFFGGARKPIFTSSSADNHLVTFAEVMAMYLLVWSPTPWTLIAPQAPTLTPERLQRYALEQTRIDAFKAGLGNVARAMAYLPTLMIFDDHDITDDWNLSAQWEETAYGHPFSRRIIGNALLAYMLCQGWGNNPDAFGAVLEKAGALSASTHDSHLDCSVQDDLIDDLLKFQHWHYVLPTTPAIVVIDTRTRRWRSEMNLKQPSGLLDWEALSELQQELLDHPSAIIVSPAPIFGVKLIETVQRVFSWCGYPLLVDAENWMAHRGAAQVILNIFRHSRTPGNYVVLSGDVHYSFVYEVLIRHRKAGPRIWQITSSGIKNEFPATLLEWFDRLNRWLYSPRSPLNWLTKRRRMRIVPHVPEHAEAGERLWNSAGIGQVFFNDLGQPQTIYQHNSNGSPKTRMIAPEHND
- a CDS encoding quinone oxidoreductase family protein, with the protein product MAKAVRFYETGGPEVLRYEDVEVGEPGPGQVRLRHVAVGLNYADTYFRNGTYPIPMPNGMGVEASGVVQAVGEGVTNVEVGDRVTYTGFLNTLGAYSTERLIPAAPLIKLPETISFETAAAMTMRGLTSSYLMRRIYDFKPGDSILLHAAAGGVGLIVSQWAKLLGLNVIGTVSTEQKAEIARAHGCDHTINYSHEDVAARVRELTDGVGVNVVFDSVGKNTFMGSLDSLKPRGLMVCVGTASGPIPAFDPVMLAMKGSLYLTRPALANYISDPAEKAALAGELFDHVGSGRIKIEINQHYALQDAVQAHRDLESRKTTGSSIFVV
- a CDS encoding TauD/TfdA dioxygenase family protein; this translates as MKVEQLTCSIGAELIGVNLADAVHDDGLFAEIRAQLLKHRVVFLRDQDITRAEHVAFARRFGELEDHPVAGSDPEHPGLVQIYKRPDQPADRYENSWHSDATWRDAPPMGCVLRCLECPPVGGDTMWANMVEAYARLPEDVKVKIADLRARHSIEASFGAAMPIEKRLALRERFPDAEHPVVRTHPETGEKVLFVNAFATHLSNYHTPERVRFGQDANPGAGELLRYLISQAYIPEYQVRWRWKPNSIAIWDNRSTQHYAVMDYPPCHRKMDRAGIIGDKTF